A genomic window from Thermodesulfitimonas autotrophica includes:
- the recG gene encoding ATP-dependent DNA helicase RecG, translated as MASIWEKPAQYLKGVGPQRARLLARLGIHSVGDLLYHLPRRYEDRTLCRPVKAYGEGETATAEGEVVAVQETRARSGMSVLRVALRDRWGIFYAVWFNQPYVKKVAKVGARLTVTGKVKYGFGVPEIQVAEFEAGEGDEGLSTGRIVPVYPLTEKLSQRMLRTVVFNTLKAEAASCPEILPPDLLASHGLLERGRALCAVHFPESMAEAEEARRRLVFEELFLLQVALLRHRQRVLAVEKEHRCGADGPKVRALREHLPFTLTPAQERAWREIARDMESRYPMQRLLQGDVGSGKTVVAALALAKAAENGLQGALMAPTEILAEQHYLNLRELYAAVGIEAVLLTGSTKKEERLKRLAAVANGEAAVVVGTHALIQEEVSFQRLGLVVIDEQHRFGVRQRGLLQAKGKTPDVLVMTATPIPRTLALTLYGDLDLTVIDALPPGRQPVKTVWLRPAELGRVYRFVRAEVEKGRQAYFVCPLIEESEQLAAQAASKLARELEEIFPAFRIGLLHGRLKLEERDKVMAAFRRNDVQLLVATTVVEVGVDVPNATVMVILDADRFGLAQLHQLRGRVGRGAHASYCILIAERTTPEAAARMSALTTLADGFALAEEDLRLRGPGEFFGTRQSGLPELKVANILRDHALLELARTEAARYLERDPDLVSPAGRMIKAELEARFANIKNLVS; from the coding sequence GTGGCGAGTATCTGGGAGAAACCGGCGCAGTACCTCAAAGGAGTGGGCCCGCAGCGGGCGCGGCTCCTCGCCCGCCTCGGCATTCACAGCGTGGGTGACCTGCTCTACCACCTGCCGCGGCGGTACGAGGACCGAACGCTCTGCCGGCCGGTGAAAGCCTACGGGGAAGGGGAAACGGCTACTGCGGAGGGAGAGGTGGTAGCGGTTCAGGAAACGCGCGCCCGTTCCGGGATGAGCGTCTTGCGGGTGGCGTTGCGGGACCGCTGGGGTATCTTTTACGCCGTCTGGTTCAACCAGCCGTACGTGAAAAAGGTGGCCAAGGTGGGGGCCCGCCTGACGGTGACCGGGAAGGTGAAATACGGCTTCGGTGTGCCTGAGATCCAGGTCGCGGAGTTTGAAGCGGGGGAAGGGGACGAGGGGCTCAGTACCGGGCGTATCGTTCCGGTATACCCGCTGACCGAAAAACTTTCGCAGCGCATGCTACGCACCGTTGTTTTTAACACCCTGAAGGCGGAGGCCGCATCTTGCCCCGAGATTTTACCGCCGGACCTGCTTGCCTCCCATGGCCTTTTGGAACGGGGGCGGGCGCTATGTGCGGTTCATTTTCCGGAAAGCATGGCGGAGGCGGAAGAAGCGCGACGGCGGCTCGTTTTCGAAGAGCTTTTTCTGCTTCAGGTGGCCCTCTTGCGTCACCGGCAGCGGGTGCTGGCGGTGGAAAAAGAACACCGCTGCGGCGCGGATGGCCCTAAAGTCCGGGCCTTAAGGGAGCACCTTCCTTTTACCTTAACCCCGGCGCAGGAGCGCGCTTGGCGAGAAATTGCCCGGGACATGGAAAGCCGCTATCCGATGCAGCGGCTCCTGCAGGGAGACGTGGGTTCCGGCAAAACGGTGGTGGCGGCGCTGGCGCTGGCTAAGGCAGCGGAAAACGGGCTCCAAGGAGCCCTGATGGCGCCTACGGAGATCCTGGCCGAGCAGCACTACCTCAATCTCCGGGAACTTTACGCGGCCGTCGGGATCGAAGCGGTGCTTTTGACGGGGAGCACAAAAAAAGAAGAGCGGCTCAAAAGGCTTGCTGCGGTGGCTAACGGAGAGGCGGCGGTGGTCGTGGGAACCCACGCGCTGATTCAGGAGGAGGTTTCCTTTCAGCGGCTTGGTCTGGTGGTGATTGATGAGCAGCACCGGTTCGGGGTGCGGCAGCGGGGGTTGCTGCAGGCCAAAGGGAAAACTCCAGACGTTCTGGTAATGACTGCCACACCCATACCGCGGACGCTGGCGCTTACTCTTTACGGTGACCTCGACCTTACGGTGATTGACGCCCTGCCGCCGGGAAGGCAGCCGGTCAAGACGGTATGGCTCCGGCCTGCGGAACTCGGGCGGGTGTACCGTTTTGTCCGGGCGGAGGTCGAGAAGGGGCGGCAGGCCTATTTTGTCTGTCCCCTTATCGAAGAATCGGAGCAGCTTGCCGCTCAGGCCGCCAGCAAATTGGCGCGTGAGCTGGAAGAAATCTTCCCCGCTTTCCGGATCGGTCTCTTACACGGGCGGCTTAAGCTCGAGGAAAGAGATAAGGTAATGGCCGCCTTCCGGCGGAACGACGTGCAGCTCCTGGTTGCGACGACGGTAGTTGAGGTGGGCGTAGACGTCCCCAACGCCACGGTGATGGTCATCCTGGACGCCGACCGTTTCGGGCTCGCGCAACTGCACCAGCTCCGCGGGCGCGTCGGACGGGGCGCGCACGCTTCCTACTGTATCCTCATTGCCGAGCGGACAACTCCGGAGGCGGCGGCGCGTATGTCAGCCCTGACCACGCTGGCGGACGGCTTTGCCCTGGCCGAAGAAGACCTGCGGCTGCGGGGGCCGGGCGAGTTTTTCGGCACGCGCCAGTCCGGGTTGCCGGAGCTCAAGGTTGCTAACATCCTGCGTGATCATGCCCTTTTAGAGCTGGCGCGCACCGAGGCGGCGCGATATTTAGAACGGGATCCCGACCTTGTTTCCCCTGCCGGCCGGATGATAAAAGCAGAGCTCGAAGCGCGCTTCGCTAATATTAAAAATTTAGTTAGCTAA
- a CDS encoding alpha/beta-type small acid-soluble spore protein yields MAQGQRTNRVLVPEARVALDQMKWEIAREVGINLPPGSYLGDVPSRQNGAIGGHMVRRMIMAYEQNLAANVGATGAARL; encoded by the coding sequence GTGGCGCAAGGACAGCGGACGAACCGGGTGCTGGTGCCCGAGGCCCGGGTGGCGCTCGACCAGATGAAGTGGGAGATTGCCCGCGAAGTCGGCATTAACCTCCCGCCCGGCAGCTACCTCGGCGACGTTCCCTCGCGGCAGAACGGGGCCATCGGGGGACACATGGTCCGGCGGATGATCATGGCCTATGAGCAGAATCTCGCGGCAAACGTTGGTGCCACTGGTGCCGCGCGGCTCTAA
- the gpr gene encoding GPR endopeptidase — protein sequence MLDLAVEAHELARARTGTEIPGVTVERETLPYATVTTVRVETAEAERIMQKPRGTYITIEAPALRDNNRRAHKPIVELLAQKLRLLLQNLNLPETASVLVVGLGNWHATPDALGPRTIDYTLVTRHLHRYAPQELRGGMREVSAIAPGVLGITGIETAEIIRGVVEKIRPALIITVDALAARNVERITTSIQLADTGISPGSGIGNDRTGINYETMGVPVIAIGVPTVVHAAFIASDAMEKLWQELNKNPNLQRVYKFLHPELVQNVVDTLLAPFGGRLMVTPKEIDSLIQNTAKIIAGGIATALHPGIPAEEFSLYLG from the coding sequence GTGCTCGATCTGGCGGTTGAAGCCCACGAACTGGCTCGCGCGCGCACCGGCACAGAGATCCCGGGGGTCACCGTAGAACGGGAAACCCTCCCTTACGCCACCGTCACCACCGTTCGCGTGGAAACCGCAGAAGCCGAAAGGATAATGCAGAAACCCCGGGGCACCTATATCACCATCGAAGCGCCAGCCCTCCGGGATAACAACCGCCGGGCCCACAAGCCAATCGTCGAACTCCTGGCCCAGAAACTCCGACTCTTGTTGCAAAACCTAAACCTTCCCGAAACAGCAAGCGTCCTGGTCGTGGGGCTCGGGAACTGGCACGCCACGCCCGACGCCTTAGGTCCACGGACAATTGATTACACCCTGGTTACCAGGCACCTGCACCGTTACGCACCGCAAGAACTCCGCGGGGGAATGCGGGAGGTGAGCGCCATCGCCCCCGGCGTCCTCGGTATCACCGGCATTGAAACCGCAGAAATCATCCGGGGCGTGGTAGAAAAGATCCGGCCGGCCTTAATCATCACCGTGGACGCGTTAGCCGCACGGAACGTCGAAAGGATAACCACCAGTATTCAGCTCGCCGATACCGGTATCAGCCCGGGCTCGGGGATCGGGAACGACCGTACGGGTATCAATTACGAAACGATGGGCGTCCCCGTCATCGCTATCGGTGTCCCTACCGTCGTCCACGCTGCCTTCATCGCGAGCGACGCGATGGAAAAGCTGTGGCAGGAACTCAACAAGAACCCGAACCTGCAGCGGGTGTACAAGTTTCTCCACCCGGAGTTGGTCCAAAACGTGGTCGATACTCTGCTGGCACCATTTGGCGGGCGGTTGATGGTCACGCCAAAGGAGATTGACAGCCTAATACAAAACACTGCGAAAATTATCGCGGGCGGTATCGCTACGGCCCTCCATCCCGGAATCCCGGCGGAAGAGTTCAGCCTCTACCTCGGATAA
- the rsmD gene encoding 16S rRNA (guanine(966)-N(2))-methyltransferase RsmD, which produces MRVIAGTAKRRRLLVPPGRSIRPTADRVREALFNILAVRIPGARFLDLFAGTGSVGIEALSRGAARVVFVERNERAANLIRENLRRTGLAGTRAVVYPQDALAALNILARKGERFDLIYIDPPYRKGYELKALAQIAGKGLLAPGGLAIAESDWRDGLPEEIGSLSLWRRERYGDTLLSFYACEEEGS; this is translated from the coding sequence ATGCGGGTGATTGCCGGCACGGCCAAGCGGCGCCGGTTGCTTGTGCCCCCAGGGCGGAGTATTCGGCCCACTGCGGACCGGGTACGGGAGGCGCTTTTCAACATCCTGGCGGTGCGGATTCCCGGGGCGCGGTTTCTGGATCTCTTTGCCGGGACGGGAAGCGTCGGCATTGAGGCTCTGAGCCGTGGTGCGGCGCGGGTCGTTTTTGTTGAACGCAACGAGCGGGCGGCAAACCTTATCCGCGAGAACCTGAGGCGGACGGGGTTGGCAGGTACGAGGGCGGTTGTCTATCCTCAGGATGCTCTGGCCGCACTCAACATTCTTGCCCGGAAGGGTGAGCGCTTCGACCTGATCTACATCGACCCGCCCTACCGGAAGGGCTACGAGTTGAAGGCGCTAGCGCAGATCGCCGGTAAAGGTCTTCTTGCACCGGGTGGTTTGGCCATCGCGGAAAGCGACTGGCGGGATGGGTTGCCGGAAGAAATCGGCTCGCTTAGCTTATGGCGGCGCGAGCGGTACGGCGATACCCTTCTTTCTTTTTATGCTTGCGAGGAGGAAGGCAGTTGA
- the coaD gene encoding pantetheine-phosphate adenylyltransferase gives MKIAVYPGSFDPVTNGHLDIIVRARALFDRVIVAVAENPHKKPLFPVTERVEMLRSVLAGFPDVKVDAYSGLTVFYARKQGACAIIRGLRAISDFENEFVMALTNKKLAPEIETLFLMTEAKYSFISSSAVKEVAFYGGCLKDMVPPLVEAALRAKFSGSRENEGDFSA, from the coding sequence TTGAAAATTGCGGTTTATCCGGGGAGTTTTGACCCGGTGACCAATGGTCACCTGGACATCATCGTCCGGGCCCGCGCTCTTTTCGATCGCGTGATTGTTGCTGTAGCGGAAAATCCCCACAAGAAACCTCTGTTTCCGGTGACCGAGCGGGTAGAGATGCTCCGCAGCGTGCTGGCCGGTTTTCCTGACGTAAAGGTTGACGCTTATAGTGGACTCACCGTCTTCTATGCCAGAAAACAGGGTGCCTGCGCCATAATCAGGGGCTTACGGGCGATTTCTGATTTCGAGAACGAATTCGTGATGGCCCTTACCAACAAGAAGTTAGCCCCCGAGATCGAAACGCTTTTTCTGATGACCGAAGCGAAGTACTCTTTCATTAGTTCAAGCGCGGTGAAGGAGGTGGCCTTTTACGGCGGTTGCCTGAAGGATATGGTGCCGCCGCTGGTGGAAGCTGCTTTACGGGCCAAGTTTAGCGGTTCCCGGGAAAATGAGGGTGATTTCTCCGCGTAG
- a CDS encoding ATPase, translating into MELLSVINELEELVESSSRVPLTRKVLIDEEKILDILDRIRTILPDDVRKAKWVVQEREKVIEEARKEAERIIEEARREAEKRAEENEVVRQAKEMAEQILGKAEQVAREMKLGAREYADEILARLEERLNRITKEIQQGRAELKGMNK; encoded by the coding sequence GTGGAACTGCTGTCGGTAATTAATGAACTCGAAGAACTGGTCGAGTCGAGTAGCCGGGTCCCGCTCACGCGGAAGGTGTTGATTGACGAGGAAAAGATCCTCGACATCCTGGACCGCATCCGCACCATCCTCCCGGATGATGTCCGCAAGGCGAAGTGGGTGGTTCAGGAACGCGAGAAGGTGATTGAGGAAGCGCGTAAAGAGGCCGAGCGGATCATCGAGGAGGCGCGCCGGGAAGCCGAGAAAAGGGCGGAGGAGAACGAGGTTGTCCGCCAGGCGAAGGAGATGGCAGAGCAGATTCTGGGTAAGGCGGAACAGGTGGCGCGGGAGATGAAATTAGGCGCGCGGGAATACGCGGATGAGATTTTGGCCAGGCTCGAAGAGCGCCTTAACCGGATTACCAAGGAGATTCAGCAGGGCCGGGCGGAGCTGAAGGGAATGAATAAGTAG
- a CDS encoding ABC1 kinase family protein: MHFYLRKRYKHFSRYRGIANVLVRHGFSYLVYELGLSEFIDSRRRRKTPPEAAQVKEKLSPPVRLRLVLEELGPTFIKLGQVLSTRGDLLPPDYIAELEKLQDQVPPFPFAQVREHIRTELGLPLEEIFATFETAPVAAASIGQVHRATLRDGTPVVVKVQRPGIEKILTTDLEILHDVARFLDRHGPWRELYSLEEMVAEFEKILREEVDFTVEGRHAETFRRHFSDDPTVYFPAVYWDWTTRKVLVMEEVAGIKLTNPDELVRQGIDRRLVARRLANALLKQIFLHGFFHGDPHPGNLAALPDNRVLFMDFGIVGAIDEELQEKIGDLVLGLVRRSTPQVMRAVESLGAVPPHADRSALRRDIDGLRQKYYEIPLSQISLAESMRDILAVAFKHQIRIPTQLSLLIKSLVTAEGVIARLDPELSIVELARPLARRLAARRLRPPALRRMVLAYLEEYHRLLTRLPDRVDRILELAAGGELKIKAVNPDTDRVMRRLNAMVNRLVFAILLASLIVGSAFLLSSGHHTLWGLPLAKAGFVAGIALSAALVFSILRSRPF; encoded by the coding sequence ATGCACTTTTACCTGCGCAAGCGCTACAAACATTTTTCCCGCTACCGGGGAATAGCCAACGTGCTCGTACGGCACGGTTTTAGTTACCTGGTGTACGAACTCGGCCTATCCGAATTCATAGATTCCCGGCGCCGCCGGAAAACTCCACCAGAAGCCGCGCAGGTGAAAGAGAAGCTCTCACCCCCTGTGCGGCTCCGTCTCGTCCTCGAAGAACTGGGCCCCACCTTCATCAAACTAGGGCAGGTCCTCTCTACCCGCGGCGACCTCCTTCCGCCCGACTATATCGCCGAACTTGAAAAGCTTCAGGACCAGGTGCCTCCCTTTCCTTTCGCCCAGGTGCGGGAACACATCCGCACGGAACTCGGCCTTCCCCTGGAAGAAATCTTCGCCACCTTCGAAACCGCTCCTGTGGCCGCTGCCTCCATCGGCCAAGTCCACCGGGCCACTTTACGCGACGGCACCCCGGTGGTGGTCAAGGTGCAGCGGCCGGGGATAGAGAAGATTCTTACGACGGACCTGGAGATCCTCCACGACGTGGCCAGGTTCCTGGACCGGCACGGACCGTGGCGCGAACTTTACTCCTTAGAGGAAATGGTGGCCGAGTTTGAAAAAATCTTGCGGGAAGAAGTGGACTTCACGGTGGAAGGACGCCACGCGGAAACCTTCCGCCGCCACTTCAGCGACGACCCCACCGTCTACTTCCCGGCCGTATACTGGGACTGGACCACCCGGAAAGTGCTGGTAATGGAAGAAGTGGCGGGAATCAAGTTAACCAACCCCGACGAACTCGTGCGTCAAGGGATAGACCGGCGGCTGGTGGCCCGCCGCCTCGCCAACGCGCTGTTGAAACAGATTTTCTTGCACGGCTTCTTCCACGGCGATCCCCATCCGGGTAATCTGGCCGCCCTGCCCGATAACCGGGTGCTCTTTATGGATTTCGGGATCGTGGGGGCAATAGACGAAGAGCTGCAGGAGAAAATCGGGGACCTGGTTCTGGGGCTCGTCCGGCGGAGCACTCCCCAGGTGATGCGCGCCGTGGAGAGCTTGGGAGCAGTGCCGCCGCACGCAGACCGGAGCGCGCTACGCCGGGATATTGACGGTCTGCGCCAAAAGTATTACGAAATCCCTTTAAGCCAGATCAGTCTCGCCGAATCAATGCGGGACATACTAGCCGTGGCCTTCAAGCACCAGATCCGGATACCGACCCAGCTCTCGCTGCTAATTAAATCCCTGGTTACCGCCGAGGGAGTGATCGCCCGGCTCGACCCGGAACTCAGCATCGTGGAACTCGCCCGCCCGCTGGCCCGGCGCCTGGCGGCCCGCCGCCTGCGGCCACCAGCGCTTCGAAGGATGGTGTTGGCATACCTTGAAGAGTACCACCGGCTGCTTACCCGCCTCCCCGACCGAGTGGACCGGATTTTGGAGCTGGCTGCCGGCGGCGAACTGAAAATAAAGGCGGTAAACCCGGATACGGACCGCGTCATGCGCCGCCTCAACGCCATGGTTAACCGCCTGGTATTCGCTATCCTTCTCGCTTCCCTGATTGTCGGTTCTGCTTTCCTCTTAAGTTCCGGACACCATACCTTGTGGGGCTTACCGCTCGCGAAGGCCGGCTTCGTTGCGGGGATAGCGCTCAGCGCCGCCCTGGTCTTCTCCATCCTGCGCTCCCGGCCGTTCTGA
- a CDS encoding UbiA family prenyltransferase: MHPGKLKKLALYLLLPRPGAITGGAIYFWGGVAYGVALDRHFSIADIAVAWLGIEFLINQAKYWLNDYKDVGCDRLHPRKSERASVGGYFPVKWLPLLAALRMIAGIVFLLWCRPQVLPFALLLPAIQLLYDSVKRVPLLNAGVAATGSLVRFAAGYAAVTGVWPLFFPCLLVYCQRLAVYVAAYSAEGRYLLRYGKTPGKEYTFFYARRPHLEKLALALFLGLLVFALERHVPGGIVVTGIVIALLGVLYYRINGPGDRIYWEGWKVLWTILSYGFRQLSAQWWLKWCRKFLSRRKLLCPRDG, translated from the coding sequence TTGCACCCGGGCAAATTGAAAAAGCTCGCTTTATACCTGCTGCTGCCCCGTCCGGGAGCGATCACCGGCGGCGCGATCTACTTTTGGGGTGGCGTTGCCTACGGGGTAGCGCTGGACCGCCACTTTTCGATAGCTGACATAGCCGTTGCCTGGTTAGGAATCGAGTTTTTGATCAATCAGGCCAAATACTGGCTTAACGACTATAAAGACGTTGGGTGTGACCGGCTCCACCCGCGGAAAAGTGAGCGGGCTTCGGTGGGCGGGTATTTTCCGGTAAAGTGGTTGCCCCTCTTGGCCGCGCTGCGGATGATCGCGGGGATCGTTTTTTTGCTTTGGTGCCGGCCCCAGGTACTGCCCTTCGCGCTGCTTTTGCCGGCAATCCAGCTCTTGTACGACAGCGTTAAAAGGGTCCCGCTGCTTAACGCCGGGGTGGCGGCCACCGGTTCCCTCGTCAGGTTTGCTGCGGGTTACGCCGCCGTAACGGGGGTATGGCCGCTTTTCTTTCCCTGCCTGCTTGTATACTGCCAGCGCCTGGCCGTCTACGTTGCCGCCTACAGCGCAGAGGGGCGCTACCTCTTGCGGTACGGTAAAACGCCCGGTAAAGAGTACACATTCTTCTACGCGCGCCGCCCTCACCTTGAAAAACTGGCGCTGGCGCTATTCCTCGGGCTACTCGTCTTTGCGCTTGAGCGGCACGTTCCCGGTGGAATCGTTGTTACCGGGATCGTAATCGCTCTTCTGGGCGTGCTTTACTACCGGATCAACGGGCCGGGGGATAGGATTTACTGGGAGGGCTGGAAGGTCCTCTGGACCATTTTAAGTTACGGGTTCAGGCAGTTGTCTGCACAGTGGTGGCTAAAGTGGTGCCGGAAATTTCTCTCCCGGAGGAAGCTCCTGTGCCCCAGAGATGGTTGA
- a CDS encoding TetR/AcrR family transcriptional regulator, producing the protein MMRTRRKRLPIFDAAVAVFSEKGFARATMEEVARRAGIAKGTLYNNYRSKKELFLSLIEEGIERLESAVRREVARREDIPGKLEALIGAQLSFFEEYRDYCKLLLSEVWGLGTRWEEQVERLRSGYIRIIKDLIEKGQAEGVIRKNLEVDAAATAVFGAVAVAALNAFVFETRYRYESILQTLKELLLTGLRERGAGVAAPER; encoded by the coding sequence ATGATGCGCACTCGCCGCAAACGTTTGCCCATCTTTGATGCTGCCGTGGCCGTCTTTTCCGAGAAAGGATTTGCCAGGGCCACGATGGAAGAGGTCGCTCGGCGTGCCGGGATTGCCAAAGGCACTCTTTATAATAACTACCGGAGCAAAAAGGAGCTCTTTCTTTCGCTCATCGAGGAGGGCATCGAAAGGCTGGAAAGCGCCGTCAGGCGCGAGGTGGCGCGCCGGGAGGATATTCCCGGCAAACTTGAGGCCTTGATTGGCGCGCAGCTCAGTTTCTTTGAGGAGTACCGGGACTACTGCAAGCTTCTTTTGAGCGAGGTCTGGGGGCTGGGCACCAGGTGGGAGGAGCAGGTAGAGCGGCTGCGTTCGGGTTACATCCGCATCATCAAGGACCTGATCGAAAAGGGGCAGGCGGAGGGTGTGATCCGCAAGAACCTGGAGGTTGATGCGGCGGCCACGGCGGTATTCGGTGCCGTAGCGGTGGCTGCACTCAACGCCTTCGTCTTTGAGACGCGGTACCGTTACGAGAGCATCCTGCAGACGCTTAAAGAGCTGCTGCTCACGGGACTCCGGGAACGGGGTGCGGGAGTCGCGGCGCCTGAGAGATGA
- a CDS encoding nucleoside recognition domain-containing protein → MRPHTPKTVLAITIVLLLLLMITYPAAIYRGAAKGLAVWWGIVFPALLPFFIVTELFLALGVVHFLGALLEPLTQKVFRLPGAAAFAITVGFTSGYPMGAAVAARLKTEGLLSAVDAARLAAFANNASPLFILVAVAVGMYRNPQLGPFLAGIHYASNILTGLTLGLLARARAPASRPVAAWQRAVEALAATQRSDARNVGQLAGDAVRHAINNLFTIAGFICIFAVILQLCSEVPLLRALMQALGSLLQKIGVPEELWPAVGAGFFEITLGAKTAAAAAAPLSQKLMLTEAILSWGGLSVVMQALSFLAAAKVPGGLFLLGRFLQALYACALTYVSFPFFAPRLSQAAAAALPAAAPSFTATLAGATLTCFGANLGLLALGLLTAITGSCMNRRARKK, encoded by the coding sequence TTGCGCCCCCACACACCCAAGACCGTCCTGGCAATAACCATAGTCCTCCTTCTCCTGCTAATGATCACCTACCCGGCCGCCATTTACCGGGGCGCAGCGAAGGGACTCGCCGTTTGGTGGGGGATCGTCTTTCCCGCGCTCCTACCCTTTTTCATCGTCACCGAACTCTTCCTTGCCCTCGGCGTCGTCCACTTCTTAGGGGCGCTCCTTGAACCGCTGACGCAGAAGGTCTTCCGCCTCCCCGGCGCCGCCGCTTTCGCCATTACCGTCGGTTTCACCTCTGGCTACCCGATGGGCGCCGCCGTTGCCGCCCGCCTGAAGACGGAAGGACTCCTTTCCGCCGTAGACGCCGCCAGGCTGGCCGCTTTTGCCAACAACGCCAGCCCCCTCTTCATCCTCGTTGCGGTAGCGGTCGGCATGTACCGTAACCCGCAGCTCGGCCCTTTCCTGGCCGGAATTCATTACGCCAGCAACATCCTTACCGGCCTCACCCTCGGCCTTCTCGCCCGCGCCCGCGCCCCCGCCTCCCGCCCCGTTGCTGCCTGGCAGCGGGCGGTGGAGGCACTCGCGGCAACCCAGCGCAGCGATGCCCGCAACGTCGGTCAGCTTGCAGGTGACGCCGTGCGTCACGCTATCAATAACCTTTTCACCATCGCGGGCTTCATCTGCATCTTCGCCGTCATCCTGCAACTTTGCAGCGAGGTGCCGCTGCTCCGGGCGCTCATGCAGGCCTTAGGCAGCCTCCTGCAAAAAATCGGCGTGCCGGAGGAGCTCTGGCCAGCGGTCGGTGCCGGCTTCTTCGAGATCACCCTGGGAGCCAAAACCGCCGCTGCCGCCGCCGCGCCCCTGAGCCAGAAGCTGATGCTCACCGAAGCGATCCTGAGTTGGGGTGGCCTCTCCGTGGTGATGCAAGCCTTGAGCTTCCTCGCAGCAGCGAAGGTCCCGGGCGGCCTCTTCCTTCTGGGACGTTTCCTTCAGGCGCTTTACGCCTGCGCCCTGACGTACGTCTCGTTTCCCTTCTTCGCGCCGCGCCTCTCCCAAGCCGCGGCAGCCGCCCTCCCCGCGGCAGCACCCTCCTTCACCGCCACCCTGGCCGGCGCCACGCTTACCTGCTTCGGGGCAAATCTGGGGCTTTTAGCGCTGGGCTTGCTGACCGCCATCACCGGCAGCTGCATGAACCGCCGCGCGCGCAAGAAATAA
- a CDS encoding YceD family protein has protein sequence MFTVSVAKLKQAPAEERRYELTGTIRSLPGGAAEPIPVVSPVVLVLTITNAGDFLWAVGESRTTVRLACSRCLKEFAVELAGRIEEKYRLHGAAGPEEEIPLAADDLDFTDQVIESLLLALPMKPLCREDCRGLCPRCGKDLNEGACGCPAGEGDPRLAVLKKLL, from the coding sequence TTGTTTACAGTTAGCGTAGCCAAGCTTAAGCAGGCGCCGGCAGAAGAGCGCCGGTACGAGCTTACAGGCACGATCCGGTCGCTCCCGGGCGGAGCGGCGGAACCGATACCGGTCGTTTCCCCGGTTGTGCTGGTGCTCACAATCACCAATGCCGGTGACTTTTTGTGGGCGGTGGGTGAGTCGAGGACCACGGTGCGCCTGGCGTGCAGCCGGTGCCTTAAGGAATTTGCCGTAGAGCTCGCGGGACGGATCGAGGAAAAGTACCGCTTACACGGGGCGGCGGGTCCCGAAGAAGAAATTCCGCTGGCCGCGGACGACCTCGATTTCACTGATCAGGTTATTGAAAGCCTCCTCCTGGCTTTGCCGATGAAGCCGCTCTGCCGGGAGGATTGCCGGGGGCTTTGCCCCCGTTGCGGGAAGGACCTTAATGAGGGCGCATGCGGGTGTCCGGCGGGCGAGGGAGATCCGCGCCTGGCGGTATTGAAGAAGTTGTTATAG
- the rpmF gene encoding 50S ribosomal protein L32, whose amino-acid sequence MGVPKRRVSKQRKRLRRAQLKIAAPGLVVCPHCRALKRPHAVCPTCGQYKGRKVLAQEEAK is encoded by the coding sequence ATGGGAGTACCAAAAAGGAGAGTCTCTAAGCAGCGCAAGCGTTTGCGCCGGGCGCAGTTGAAGATTGCGGCGCCGGGGTTGGTTGTCTGCCCGCACTGCAGGGCGCTGAAACGGCCCCACGCTGTCTGTCCGACCTGCGGCCAGTACAAAGGGCGGAAGGTTTTGGCCCAAGAAGAGGCAAAGTAA